The Granulicella sp. 5B5 nucleotide sequence TCTCTCTATTCCCTACTCCCTACTCCCTACTCACTATTCCCTGCCTTACTGCGTCTGCACAGCTCTCTTCGGTCGCTCCGTCACCAGCGGAGCAACCTCACTCCGCTCCCCTGGCATATCGATCGCCAATGGAAGCTGCTCCGCAGCCTTATAGCTGTCATAGGCGCGCACGATCCGCTGCACCAGTTGGTGCCGCACCACATCCACATCCTCAAAATGGCAGAACTTGATGCCCTCCACGCCATCCAGCACGTGCAGCGCCTCCAGCAGCCCGCTCCTCTTCGGATTCGGCAGATCAGTCTGCGTCAGATCGCCGGTAATCACGGCCTTCGCGCCGTTGCCAAGTCGCGTCAGAAACATCTTCATCTGCTCCATGGTCGTGTTCTGGGCCTCGTCCATGATGATGAACGCGTCGTTCAGCGTGCGCCCGCGCATAAACGCCAGCGGAGCCACCTCAATCACGTTCGTCTCCAGCATCTTGTCGACCTTCACCGGGTCCAGCAGATCATACAGCGCGTCATACAGTGGCCGCAGGTACGGATCGACCTTCTCCTGCAGGCTGCCCGGCAGGAACCCAAGCCGCTCGCCCGCCTCCACCGCCGGCCTTACCAGCACAATCCGAGACACCTTCTTCGCCAGCAGCGCGCTCACCGCCATCGCCACAGCCAGATACGTCTTGCCCGTACCCGCCGGCCCAATGCCGAACACCATGTCGTTCGACTCAATTGCCTCGACATACTTCCGCTGGTTCGGCGAGCGCGGCTGCACCATCCGCTTAACCCCGGCGTTCCTCTGCTTGCCGCTCTCCACCAGCCCGCGTAACGTCACCGCCGGGTCGGCAATCACCATCTTCAGCAGGGCATTAAGTTCGCCATTATGCGGATGTATCCCCAGCTTTCGCAGGTGCTCAAAATCATGAAAGATCCCCTCCACCCGCGCCACTGCCGCCGCGTCCCCCAGCAGCTGGATCGAGTCGGATCGTAGATCGATCTGGACGTTCAGCCCATCTTCCATCAGACGAAGGTTCTCGTCGCGTGTGCCATACAACGGCTCGATGCCCGGAGTGAGATGCATTGATTTTTTTAGCAAGTAGTGGCCTGACCTCCGTCAGGAGATTGCAAAGATCGACCGCCACCCAGTTCCGCTGAAACAGAACCACGCAACAGCCTCTCGGTTTTAGATGCTTTCTGGGAATAAACCGACACCCGCCCGCCAGAGAGTCCCCGGCACGCGGCCACCGCCGCGCCCCTCGTCTCCATCGTATTGGCCAAAGTTCCCAATAGAGTGTCGATGCCTCAGACGGTATCCCCATCCCGCCCTCCGCGTCAACCACCGCTGTGTAAATCCTTGAACCAAGCCAGAGCCCTCATCAGGCTTTGCCCAAAACTCTTCGTTCGCCCCAAAAGCTTGTCATTTCGCCCGGAGCATCGCGGCCTTATCGCGATGCGGAGCGGAGAAACCCCTGTATTTGCTGTTGCTTGTTTTCCTCTGCGTCCACTGCGGGCTTCTACACTGCGCCCTCTGCGTGAACGCTTTTGCCGCAGCAAGTGCCGAAGGCGCGAGCCTACCAACACAACCAGCAATGTAGAAGGTTTTGCGCAAGCCGCCCCTTCATCGGCTCTTATCTCGACAGAAACCCGCTCAGCCCCGCTCTTTTCATTGACCCAACCCCCGAAAACCCATACACTTAACCCTGTACCGGAACCGCTGCGCTGCGCTCTCTGTAGCCCCGCATCAGCCTCCGAGTGCATCCCCCACATTCCCCGCGGAAGCGGGCGACAAGAAAAGAGCATTTACTCATGGCAAATCACGTCTCATCCCTCAAGCGCGCCCGTCAAACCGTCACCAAGACGGCCATCAACCGCGCCAACAAGTCCAAGCTCCGCGGCACCCTGCGCCTTATGCGCGAGGCCCTCGCCGCCGGCGACAAGAAGACCCTCAACGACGTCTACCGCTCGACCGTCTCGGTCCTCGACAAGGCTGTCCAGAAGGGTGTCCTGCACAAGAACACCGCCAGCCGCTACAAGGGCCGTCTCAACGCCCGCGTCAAGGCTATCGTCACCGCCAAGGCCTAAACGATACAGCTTTCCATCTACGAAGAGGCCGGGACACGCTCCCGGCCTCTTCGCTTTTGCCCGCATCTCTGCCACAGTCTCTTTCGTCGATAATGGTCAGCAACCGCCTGCAAAGGCCTCAACCAAAGGAACAACCATGGTCACCATCCAGATGGAATACGAAGGCGATCTGCACTGCCGGGCCGTTCACGGCCCTTCCGGCACGGCCCTCGCCACCGACGCACCCAAAGACAACCAGGGGCGCGGCGAAAGCTTCTCCCCCACCGATCTCGTCGCCACCGCCCTCGGCACCTGCATGCTCACCACCATGGCCATCATGGCCCGCACCCTCAACGTCGAGATCGCCGGCGCCAAAGCTACCGTAGAAAAAGAGATGACCCCGGCGCCCCGCCGCATCGGCTCCCTGGCCACCACCGTCCACATGCCCACCGCGCTCGACGCCGACACTCAGCTCAAACTCGAGCGCGCCGCGCACACCTGCCCCGTCCTCCGCAGCCTGCACCCCGACGTCAACGCCCCCATCACCTTCATCTGGGGCTAACCCCACACCCTCACCAACCGCAACACAAAGAGGTCGGGACACACTCCCGGCCTCCTCGCTTTTCTACTCCCTATTCCCTACTCCCTACTCCCTGCCTCACTGCGGCACATCCGTCGCACTTCCGCCAAACTCCGCATGTTCCCCCGGATACAGCAGCGTCGGCGGCTTTTTCTTCCCACTCCCGACCATCTCGCCGCTCTGAGTCGTCGAAGGCGTCAGCACACTACCCGCCAGCGCCGCCGCGCTCGTCCCGCCCCCCGGTATCGGAGTCGCCGCAATCATCTCCCCTGCCTCGCCGCGCACGGTCATCACCGGCCCATTCGGCAGCTTCGCGGGAGCCTTCGTAACCGCCTCCACTGGCTGCGCCTTCACCGCTCCGGACCTAGCAGCACTCGCCTTCGCAGCACTCGCCTTCGCCGGAACCCCCGTCAGCAGAGACAGCACTACAGGCCCTTCATCCGCCGGCGGAGCCAGCTTTGCCGCCTCCGCAATATCGCCCTTATCCCGCACCTTCAACGCCGGCAGATGAAATACCTCCACCGCCCCCTCGCGCACCACGGCCAACTCGCTTCCGTCTTCCGCCAGCGCAAAGTTCTCCATCGTCTTCATCGCCGGGAACGCATCCACCTTCAGCAGCAGCTCCCCGCTCACGCTCTGGTACACCCGCACCGACTGCCGGTCGACCGTCGTATCCGGCGGTGCTGCCACACCCACCGCCACCGGGTTCACGGGCACCGGGTCGCTCACTCTCCGGCTGAACGCAAACCGTCCCGCCTCCGGAGCATACGCAAACACCGGCGCGCCGAAATCCCCAAAGTCTTCCTCCCACGTCTCCTGCGCATCCAGGCCATAGCCCGCCATACGCACCCGGTCATCGGCCCGCGGCACATCAGCGCGATATACACCGCGTGGCTCACCATCTCCAGCCGCGGAGTGCAGGTGCTGTCCAGGCTCCCTACCTGGGCCGTCTTGCCGCGCATATCGTCGTACATCACCGCCCAATGGCTGTTGCCCGTCTCCGTCGGCCACAGATACCCTCGCGAGTCGATCGGCAGATAGAATGGCTGCGGCGACCGCACGCTGCCCGCCGAGCTCACCGCCACCGGCGACCCCGCGCTTCCGTCCCCGCTCAGCCGGTAGAAGTCCAGCACCGTCGTCACCTTCGGCTGCACCGGTGCCGAATCTCCCACCTCGATCTGCTCCTCGTGCGCCTGCACCATCTGCGACTCGATCGTCAGCAACCCGCCATCCTCGCTCACAAACAGCGCCCCCGGCCTTCCCATTCGCCACGGAAACACCGACCGCGCAAACGGATGCCCCTCCGCCAGCCCTGACAGCGGCGTCATCATATACAACACATTTCCAATCCGCACCATGAACCGCCCCGGTCCCAACGCCCACAGGTATCGCGCATGGTCGTGCATATGCCACTGCGTCTTCGCCAGCACCTTGCCGCCGGGCAGCGCTACGATCTCCGCAGCCACCATCCGGTCATCGTCGTCCTTTGGATCGTCCGGCAGCCGCGGCACCAGCCCGCGCTCGCCATAGGTCACCAGCAGGTGCTGGTCATCCAGAAAATTCACCGTCAGCATCGACGCCCCGGCATCCAGAAACGTCGCCGAAAGCGCCGGCACCCCCAGCGAATCCAGCGGCAGCACCACCGCCGGCGCGTTCTTATCCGCGGCCCGCGCCACACCTGGCCACACGCACCCCACCACCACAAAACCCGCCAGCAACGCCCCCCACCGCGTTCTAAAAGGACCCGGCCCGCGCTTGAACGAGAGGGGCACGGCTTTGAAGGGGACGGGCTTCAGCCCGTCCATCATCACTGTCCCTTCCTTCAGGGGCTTCAGCCCCGGAGGGACCGCCAACCCGCGCCTATGAATCTCTGGAACCAGCATCCTTCCCCTCGCGTACATTACTCTTTCACATACGACCTTCCATGAGCCAGCCCGTACCCGAACGCCGCGACTGCCTCCTCAAAACCCAAACTCGTTCTGGAGCCTTCATGAAGAAACTGCCGTCCCTCCGTCCGCTCTGCGCCGCCGCCACCTGCGCTGCGCTTGCTCTTCCTGTGTCTATCTATGCTCAAACGAGTGCCCCGCCCCAGACGCACTACGTCCCCTCCCCGGCCTTTGACACTGCCGCCATCGACACCCACGCCGACCCCTGCAACGACTTCTACAAGTTCGCCTGCGGCAACTTCGCCGCCCAGCACCCCATCCCCGCCGACCAGACCGGCGTCGACCAGTTTTATCTCCTCTACAACGTAAACACCCAGGAGCTCAACGGCATCCTCGAAAAGTACGCCGCCGACGCCTCCACCCGCACCCCCAACGAGCAGAAGATCGGCGACTACTACGCCTCCTGCATGGACACCGCCCTCATCGACAAGAAGGGCCTCACCACCATCCAGCCCCTGCTGGACGAGATCGACAAGGTCGCCCGGCCCGGCCTGCCCGCCCTTACCGGTGAGCTCCAGCGCCTCGGCGTCAACGCCTTCTTCAGCTTCGGCGAGCAGCAGGACTTCAAGGACGCCACCAAGCAGGTCGCCACCTTCGACCAGGGCGGGCTCGGCCTCCCCGAGCGCGACTACTACACCCGCACCGGCCCCAAGGACATCGAGATCCGCCAAAAGTACGTCGAGTACCTGACCAACATGCTCACCCTCTCCGGCGAGTCCCCGCAAAAGGCCCTCGTCGACGCCAAAAACATCCTCGCCTTTGAGACCAAACTCGCCGTCGCCTCCATGACCAACACCGAGCGCCGCGACCCAGACGCCGTCTACCACCCCCAGACCCTCGCCACCTTCGAGGCCTCCATCAAGCCCGTCAACATCCAGCCGTTCCTTCAGGCCATCCACGCGCCCTCCGCGCTCCCCGGTCCGCTCGGCCCCGACTCTATCATCGACGGCAACCCCAAATTCTTCCCGGCCATGGTCGCCGCCGTCCGCGAGGCCGACATCGACACCCTGCGGGCCTACCTCCGTGTCCACCTCCTCGACGGCTTCGCCAGCTATCTGCCTCACGCCTTCGACGCCGAGAGCTTCCACTTCTTCGGCACCCAGCTCGAAGGCCAGCCCCAGCAGCGTCCCCGCTGGAAGCGTTGCTCCTCCGGCGTCGATGGCGCACTCGGCGAAGCCCTCGGCCAGGTCTACGTCAAGCAGTACTTCCCCGCCTCCAGCAAGGCAAAGACCCTGCAGATGGTCCACGACATCGAGTCCGCCATGGACAAGGACATCGACACCCTCACCTGGATGTCCGACACCACCAAGGTCAAGGCGAAAGAAAAACTCCACCTCGTCGCCGACAAGATCGGCTACCCCGACCACTGGCGCGACTACTCCAAGCTCGAGGTCGTCCGCGGCGATGCCCTCGGCAACGCCCAACGGGCTACGGCCTTCGAGAACGACCGCGAGCTCAACAAGATCGGCAAGCCCGTCGACAAGCTCGAATGGGGCATGACGCCTCCCACCGTCAACGCCTACTACGACCCCAGCATGAACAACATCAACTTCCCCGCCGGCATCCTGCAGCCTGCCTTCTTCGACCCCAACGCCGATCTCGCCGTCAACTACGGCCACGCCGGCGCCGTCATCGGCCATGAGCTCACCCACGGCTTCGACGACGAGGGCCGCAAGTTCGACGGCGCGGGCAACCTCTCCGACTGGTGGACACCCGCCGACATCAAGCAGTTCGAAGCCAAGACCAGCTGCCTCGTCAACGAGTACGGCAGCTTCACCGCCGTCGAAGACCCTAAGGAACCCGTCAAGGTCAACGGCAAGCTCACCCTCGGCGAGAACACCGCCGACAACGGCGGCCTCGTCCTCGCCTACATGGCCTACCTCGCACGCGCCAAGGAGGAAGGCATCGACATCAACAAGAAGGTGGGCGGCTACACCGGCCCGCAGCAGTTCTACATCGCCTTCGCGCAGAACTGGTGCGAGAACTCCCGCCCCGCCGCCATCCGCGCGCAGGTCCTCACCGACCCGCACTCCCCCGACCACTTCCGTGCCAACGGAGCCATCGTCAACCAGCCCGGCTTCTCCGCCGCCTTCGGCTGCAAAAAAGGCAGCCCAATGGTCCCCGCCGAAAACTGCCGCGTCTGGTAAAAGCTCTTCGACAAGGGCCTTTCCTTTCGGCATCTCGCCTTACCGAATGACCTAAGAAGTGTCATCTCGACCGAAGCGCAGCGTAGCGGAGAGACCTGCGTTTCGGACCACCCCAACTCTCCGGGTGCCCCATCCATGACAGCTTCATCGTCATGGATGGGGTTGTGTGCGTTACGAAACGGGTTACCAGCACTTCGCTCCACACGGATCGCCGGCAGCAGGGCAAATTACTAGACGAGCACAGGCTCTCTTCGGCGGACGAGAACGAAGATCGCAACCAGGGCAGCAATAAAAGCACCCCCAGCGCCGATACCGAGCGACCAGCGAGGGCCGAAGCGGTTGGCAACCCAACCGACAATCGGAGCGCCCATCGTCATTCCTCCTAACGCTACGCCCACCCGCAGCGCCATCACCCTGCCGCGCATCGTTGGTTCGGTGGAGAGCTGCATGATGCTGTTCGTGCCGTTGGTAAACGTCAGGGCCGCAGCCCCGATCACGACCAGCGCGCCCGCGAACCACCAGTACCCGGGCGCAAGTGCCGCCAGAGTGCATCCCAATCCGAAGACAGCGGCTCCCAGCAAAAGAGACGTCATCCCCGGCCTGCTTCGGCGTGCTGAAAGCAACGCCCCTGACAGCGTGCCGATCGCCATAATCGACGAAAGCAGACCAAACCCGCTTGCATCCGAATGGAAGACATTCACGGCCATCGTCGAGATAAAGATTGGAAAGTTGAAACCGAAGGTCCCGATCAGAAACAGCATGATGAGGATCGCGCGAAGGTCCGGGCTTCTCCACACATAACGGAAACCTTCGAGGAACCCCGCCGTCGTGCGATGCGCCCTGGCACTGACACGCAGTTCGGAGAGGCGGAAGAAAGACATCGAGAGGAGAACTGCCGCGAACGAAATCCCGTTCAGAATAAACGCCCAGCCGATGCCGATGTGTGCGATGAGCACACCCGCAACCGCGGGACCAATCATCTGCGCTGCATTGAACGAGGTTGAGTTCACGGCCACGGCGTTATGCAGATCTCCATCGCCAACCATCTCTGCGACGAACGTCTGTCTCACGGGAGCGTCGAGCGCTGCGGCAGAGCCGGACAGGAAGGCAAACACATACACGTGCCACAGCTGGACGACTCCTGTAACCGTGAGAACTCCCAGGGCGAGCGCAAACGCTCCCATGGTTGCCTGCGTGAACATCAGCAGCTTGCGCTGATTCAGACGGTCTGCAGCGGAGCCCGTCCAGGGCAGAAGCAGAAGTTGCGGGGCAAACTGCAGCCCCGTAACAATACCCAGCGCTGACGCATCGTGATGGGTCAGTTGCGTCAGCACGAGCCAGTCCTGAGCAATGCGCTGCATCCAGGTCCCGGTGTTGGAGACCAGCCCGCCCACCGTCCACAGGCGGAAGTTGAAGCTCTTGAGGGAACGAAAGGTATCGGAGACTGCGTTCTTCATGGGCGCGACGGTGCGTTGCCCCCATGAAACTGGCCGAAGTGACGGGCTGAGAAGAGGCCGATGAGCAGCACGCCGAGGCCGAACACAAGGACGTGGCTCGTCGCCCGCAGATCGAAAACGCCAACGCGCACCAGGAGCAGATAGGCAACCACGGCGTTGAAGACTCCCCAGACAACATTGACCGTGGACGAGGAAAGCCCCTCACCGGGCGGTTTCGCGAAGGGACTTTGGAAGGGACGCCCCATCGTGCCAGCGACAAAATGAGGAACCGCGTTTGCCGCGAAAGCGCCCCCAAAGAAGTACGACACAAGCCAAAGCCAATTCATCATGTACCTTTCTTTCTTCCAACAATCTTTCGAAGAGCGAGGTGGTTTCTTAATCCTCGATCAGCCGCGTAAGCAGCTCAAGCGCCGCTTGAAGCTTCTCCTGCTCGTGAACGGAAAGCCTCTGGGAGATGGTCGCGGTAAGCCAGTCCTGTCTCGCAGCCCGGCCCTCCTGAAGCCACTTCAGGCACTTGGGCGTGAGAGACATCAGAGTCTGCCGCCCGTCGCTCGGGTCAGGTGCACCGCTAACCAGTCCGGACTCCTGCAACGGCGCAACGATAGCGCTCATGGACTGCGGGCGCATGCCTTCCGCTCGCGCCAGGCTTGAAACCGTGGCCGCACCATCCTTTTCGAGTCGAAGAAGAACAGAAGCCTGTGACGGTGTCAGATCGTTGCCGCCTCCATACTCGCGTGCCCGCAGCTTGAGCTTGCGATATGCCGCACGGATCTCGGTAGCAAGTGTCCGGGCAAGTTCGGTTTGCGGAGGAGACGTTCGATGGCTCACAAGATCAATATCGCATATATACAGAAAAACTGTAAAGCCTAACTGTATATATTCCAATCGCAACGCATTGCGGAGCCCTCATACACGTGGTCGGCCTGAGGCTGTCAAGCCCCGCTCGCCCTAACCCGCACAAAT carries:
- a CDS encoding PhoH family protein; translation: MLKKSMHLTPGIEPLYGTRDENLRLMEDGLNVQIDLRSDSIQLLGDAAAVARVEGIFHDFEHLRKLGIHPHNGELNALLKMVIADPAVTLRGLVESGKQRNAGVKRMVQPRSPNQRKYVEAIESNDMVFGIGPAGTGKTYLAVAMAVSALLAKKVSRIVLVRPAVEAGERLGFLPGSLQEKVDPYLRPLYDALYDLLDPVKVDKMLETNVIEVAPLAFMRGRTLNDAFIIMDEAQNTTMEQMKMFLTRLGNGAKAVITGDLTQTDLPNPKRSGLLEALHVLDGVEGIKFCHFEDVDVVRHQLVQRIVRAYDSYKAAEQLPLAIDMPGERSEVAPLVTERPKRAVQTQ
- the rpsT gene encoding 30S ribosomal protein S20 encodes the protein MANHVSSLKRARQTVTKTAINRANKSKLRGTLRLMREALAAGDKKTLNDVYRSTVSVLDKAVQKGVLHKNTASRYKGRLNARVKAIVTAKA
- a CDS encoding OsmC family protein yields the protein MVTIQMEYEGDLHCRAVHGPSGTALATDAPKDNQGRGESFSPTDLVATALGTCMLTTMAIMARTLNVEIAGAKATVEKEMTPAPRRIGSLATTVHMPTALDADTQLKLERAAHTCPVLRSLHPDVNAPITFIWG
- a CDS encoding M13 family metallopeptidase; amino-acid sequence: MKKLPSLRPLCAAATCAALALPVSIYAQTSAPPQTHYVPSPAFDTAAIDTHADPCNDFYKFACGNFAAQHPIPADQTGVDQFYLLYNVNTQELNGILEKYAADASTRTPNEQKIGDYYASCMDTALIDKKGLTTIQPLLDEIDKVARPGLPALTGELQRLGVNAFFSFGEQQDFKDATKQVATFDQGGLGLPERDYYTRTGPKDIEIRQKYVEYLTNMLTLSGESPQKALVDAKNILAFETKLAVASMTNTERRDPDAVYHPQTLATFEASIKPVNIQPFLQAIHAPSALPGPLGPDSIIDGNPKFFPAMVAAVREADIDTLRAYLRVHLLDGFASYLPHAFDAESFHFFGTQLEGQPQQRPRWKRCSSGVDGALGEALGQVYVKQYFPASSKAKTLQMVHDIESAMDKDIDTLTWMSDTTKVKAKEKLHLVADKIGYPDHWRDYSKLEVVRGDALGNAQRATAFENDRELNKIGKPVDKLEWGMTPPTVNAYYDPSMNNINFPAGILQPAFFDPNADLAVNYGHAGAVIGHELTHGFDDEGRKFDGAGNLSDWWTPADIKQFEAKTSCLVNEYGSFTAVEDPKEPVKVNGKLTLGENTADNGGLVLAYMAYLARAKEEGIDINKKVGGYTGPQQFYIAFAQNWCENSRPAAIRAQVLTDPHSPDHFRANGAIVNQPGFSAAFGCKKGSPMVPAENCRVW
- a CDS encoding MFS transporter, with protein sequence MKNAVSDTFRSLKSFNFRLWTVGGLVSNTGTWMQRIAQDWLVLTQLTHHDASALGIVTGLQFAPQLLLLPWTGSAADRLNQRKLLMFTQATMGAFALALGVLTVTGVVQLWHVYVFAFLSGSAAALDAPVRQTFVAEMVGDGDLHNAVAVNSTSFNAAQMIGPAVAGVLIAHIGIGWAFILNGISFAAVLLSMSFFRLSELRVSARAHRTTAGFLEGFRYVWRSPDLRAILIMLFLIGTFGFNFPIFISTMAVNVFHSDASGFGLLSSIMAIGTLSGALLSARRSRPGMTSLLLGAAVFGLGCTLAALAPGYWWFAGALVVIGAAALTFTNGTNSIMQLSTEPTMRGRVMALRVGVALGGMTMGAPIVGWVANRFGPRWSLGIGAGGAFIAALVAIFVLVRRREPVLV
- a CDS encoding MarR family transcriptional regulator produces the protein MEYIQLGFTVFLYICDIDLVSHRTSPPQTELARTLATEIRAAYRKLKLRAREYGGGNDLTPSQASVLLRLEKDGAATVSSLARAEGMRPQSMSAIVAPLQESGLVSGAPDPSDGRQTLMSLTPKCLKWLQEGRAARQDWLTATISQRLSVHEQEKLQAALELLTRLIED